Within the Mumia flava genome, the region CGGTCCGCCCCGTACGACGGCTCGAGCCCGAGGACCGCGGCGGCCGACCGCGCGGCCCCGGCCGACGGAGCGGGGTGCGTGAACGCGGCGCGGCGCAGCGGGACTCCCCCCGGCCGCAGCTCGTCGAGGCAGGTGTGGATCGCCGCGAGATCGCGCTCGACCAGGAACGAGCGCACGTCGTCCGGCACGCCCTGCTCGTCGAGCGTCACCACGACGTCGTCCCCGTCGAGGTCACCGGCCGGGATCGCGAACGCGAAGCTGAGGTCGACGAACCGGAGGGCGAGGTTCGCTGCCTCGAGCACCGTCCGGCTGCTGAGCAGCGCGAACCCGAAGATCCCGAAGGTCGTGAGGTGGTACCGCGACCCCACGGTCGTCCCCGAGACACCGGGCACCGCCCTGCGGAGGTTGCGAACCACCTGCAGCTCCTGCGCAGCGGTCACCACCTGCTCGTGGTCACCGACGGCGCTCGGCGCGAGGCCGGTCCCGCGGAGGAGCGTCGCGTCGTCGACGCCGTGCTCGCGGCCGCACTCGACCAGGACGGCGATCGCGGTGACCGCGCGCGGGAACGCCCAGTCTCGTGCCGCGGGAGGCTCCAGCCGGATCATGGCCGAAATTATCGATCAGGTGTCCCCCGATGTCTCGCACGTCGCCCCGGCACGCGTCTAGCGTTCCGGCATGGGCCCACGACTCCCCCGCGCGATCGTCGTCGGCGCCGGACTCGGCGGCCTCGGCGCCGCCGCCGAGCTCCGCCGACGCGGCATCGGGGACATCACCGTCCTCGAGCGCGCCGAGGACGTCGGCGGCGTGTGGCGGGACAACCACTACCCCGGGGCGGCGTGCGACGTGCCCTCCTCGCTCTACTCGTGGTCGTGGTCGCCGAACCCCGGCTGGACCCGCCGCTACGCCCGCCAGCCGGAGATCCTCGACTACGTCCGTCGTGAAGCCCGTCGCTCGGGCCTGCTCGACCTCGTCCGGACCGGCGCGAGGGTCACGTCGGCACGCTGGGACGAGTCCGCGGCGACGTGGACCGTCGAGGTCGCCGGCGGCCGGTCGTACGAGGCGGAGCTGCTCGTGATGGCGCAGGGACAGCTCAGCGAGCCGGTGGTCCCCCCGGTCCCCGGCGCCGACCGGTTCGCCGGGCCGGCGTTCCACTCCGCGCGCTGGGACCACGAGGTCGACCTCGCCGGCCGGCGCGTCGCGGTGATCGGGACGGGCGCCAGCGCCATCCAGTTCGTCCCGCGGATCGTCGACGCCGTCGGCGCGATGACGGTCTTCCAGCGGACCGCTCCGTACGTCGTGCC harbors:
- a CDS encoding AraC family transcriptional regulator, with protein sequence MIRLEPPAARDWAFPRAVTAIAVLVECGREHGVDDATLLRGTGLAPSAVGDHEQVVTAAQELQVVRNLRRAVPGVSGTTVGSRYHLTTFGIFGFALLSSRTVLEAANLALRFVDLSFAFAIPAGDLDGDDVVVTLDEQGVPDDVRSFLVERDLAAIHTCLDELRPGGVPLRRAAFTHPAPSAGAARSAAAVLGLEPSYGADRSLIAFDAALLAEPLPLGNSQARATAEGLCRAVVSRRRERHGIAQQVRVLVTQHVLTGAPMEVVAADLGLSVRTLRRRLADAGTSYRALLDEVRRSLAEELLASGGLSVEDAALRLGYAEASSFIAAFRRWTGVTPTGWRDDDASRPGLASRTQVQV